In Anaerolineales bacterium, one DNA window encodes the following:
- the mnmA gene encoding tRNA 2-thiouridine(34) synthase MnmA, translating into MNLLAGATDNLLYVYVKQIIPGGMDQPPPGSVLSALVSMPAGNLRFYHVDAGNRFHSSRFLCGMRIIRQAASWFIITSIMEKQKVVVAMSGGVDSSVAAALLKQQGYDVSGMMLRLWSEPGREDSNRCCTPDSMAQARRVAGLLDIPFYVIDAKDVFRETVVQYFLDGYARGETPNPCLVCNRQIRWTFLLNHALALGAEYMATGHYVQIRSDESGKQQLLRSVDHSKDQSYVLHVLTQEQLAHARFPVGEHPKPEIRRLASDFGLPTASRPDSQDLCFLAGGDYRNFLQRNLPEILTPGEIVTVDGNVLGEHSGLANYTIGQRKGLGLASPVPLYVIAKMAESNALVVGAQAELGVAELTARDVNWVSGEAPLEPFHAQVKIRYTAKEVAAWVLPMDGNQVQVRFDAKVRDATSGQAAVFYQGDVMLGGGIIV; encoded by the coding sequence ATGAACCTGCTCGCCGGCGCAACAGACAACCTGCTGTATGTTTATGTCAAACAAATCATTCCGGGTGGCATGGATCAACCTCCGCCCGGGTCGGTTTTGAGCGCGCTCGTGTCTATGCCTGCCGGCAATTTGCGATTCTACCACGTGGATGCCGGGAATCGGTTCCATAGTTCAAGGTTTTTATGCGGCATGCGCATCATCAGGCAGGCAGCCTCCTGGTTTATAATCACGTCCATCATGGAGAAACAAAAGGTGGTCGTCGCCATGTCCGGCGGTGTGGATTCGTCCGTTGCGGCGGCGCTGCTCAAACAGCAGGGGTATGATGTGAGCGGCATGATGCTCCGTTTGTGGAGCGAGCCGGGCAGGGAGGATTCCAACCGCTGCTGCACACCCGATTCGATGGCCCAGGCGCGGCGCGTGGCGGGCCTGCTGGATATCCCCTTTTATGTGATCGATGCGAAGGATGTCTTTCGTGAAACCGTGGTGCAGTACTTTCTCGATGGATATGCGCGCGGCGAAACGCCCAACCCGTGTTTGGTATGCAACCGCCAGATCCGCTGGACCTTTTTGTTGAACCATGCACTTGCGCTCGGTGCGGAGTATATGGCCACCGGCCATTATGTGCAAATCAGGAGCGATGAAAGCGGAAAACAGCAGCTGCTTCGCTCAGTGGATCATTCCAAGGATCAATCCTACGTTTTGCACGTCCTGACACAGGAACAGCTCGCCCATGCGCGTTTCCCGGTGGGGGAACACCCCAAGCCTGAAATACGCCGCCTCGCCTCTGACTTTGGCCTGCCGACGGCTTCGAGGCCGGATTCCCAGGATCTATGCTTTCTGGCCGGCGGCGATTACCGCAACTTCCTGCAGCGCAACCTGCCGGAGATATTGACACCCGGTGAGATCGTAACGGTGGATGGAAACGTACTCGGCGAACACAGCGGACTGGCCAACTACACCATCGGTCAGCGCAAGGGACTGGGGCTGGCTTCGCCCGTCCCGTTATATGTGATTGCGAAAATGGCGGAAAGCAACGCGCTTGTGGTTGGTGCGCAGGCTGAACTTGGCGTGGCGGAATTGACCGCGCGTGACGTCAACTGGGTGAGCGGGGAGGCTCCGCTGGAACCGTTCCATGCACAGGTGAAGATTCGCTATACGGCGAAGGAGGTCGCGGCCTGGGTGCTGCCGATGGACGGCAACCAGGTGCAGGTCAGGTTCGATGCGAAGGTGCGGGATGCAACCTCCGGCCAGGCGGCAGTGTTCTATCAGGGGGATGTCATGCTCGGCGGCGGGATCATTGTCTAA
- a CDS encoding sugar phosphate isomerase/epimerase family protein, with protein MIKLSYSTFGLTDLNFLDSIEIVDKAGYAGIELSFHRDQFNPFDITDEYTAAIKKRFENVEVKAACVATASHFFTPSRPHEPSLMSPDLAGRKRRIDLVRRGIDVARKLGVSLVTFGSGFIRAEHVANPTVNPRELLVDSIHQCLKSIRDDEDISLLIEPEPGMFIETVEEGMSLINEINSPRFQLHLDICHMYCSEKDYVSALAQAAPHTRYLHVSDARQGYNLKIIKISENPVMDLDFASYLIYFPEYADYLLVDRNHPIYFHDEKPGKQQAKRIETILNAVDISKHPAHVDYNSLFAGATPFDDEIFTYLISIPGLSYDVLERARPILIYLRSTRNADGRPLVDRMVANTLTGIVHFHEIPGEGTLDFESSFKALTDNGFSGYASVELYHHVQSWEKALHDSFRHLSRYV; from the coding sequence ATGATAAAACTGAGTTACAGCACGTTTGGATTAACCGACCTGAATTTTCTGGACTCAATCGAGATTGTGGACAAGGCGGGCTATGCGGGTATTGAGCTTTCCTTCCATCGAGACCAGTTCAATCCGTTTGATATCACCGATGAATACACCGCCGCCATAAAAAAACGATTTGAAAATGTCGAGGTCAAAGCGGCCTGTGTGGCAACCGCCTCACATTTCTTCACACCCTCCAGGCCGCACGAGCCGTCCCTGATGAGCCCGGATCTGGCAGGCAGGAAACGCCGCATCGACCTTGTCAGACGGGGCATCGACGTTGCCCGCAAACTGGGCGTTTCCCTGGTCACATTTGGAAGCGGCTTTATCCGGGCTGAGCATGTTGCGAATCCGACCGTCAATCCGCGCGAGCTGCTGGTGGACAGCATCCATCAATGCCTGAAGTCGATCCGCGACGATGAAGATATCAGCCTGTTGATCGAGCCGGAACCCGGCATGTTCATCGAAACTGTGGAAGAGGGCATGAGTCTCATCAATGAAATCAACTCTCCCCGCTTCCAACTGCACCTGGATATCTGCCACATGTACTGCTCGGAGAAGGATTATGTCTCCGCCCTGGCGCAGGCCGCCCCGCACACACGCTATTTGCATGTCTCTGACGCGCGGCAGGGGTACAACCTGAAAATTATCAAGATCTCCGAAAACCCGGTCATGGACCTGGACTTTGCCAGCTACCTGATCTACTTCCCCGAATATGCCGATTACCTGCTGGTGGATAGAAATCACCCCATCTATTTTCACGATGAAAAACCCGGCAAGCAACAGGCCAAGCGTATTGAAACCATCCTGAATGCAGTCGACATTTCAAAGCATCCAGCCCATGTGGACTACAACAGCCTGTTTGCAGGCGCGACACCCTTCGATGATGAAATTTTCACCTACCTGATCTCCATTCCGGGATTGAGCTACGACGTGCTGGAACGGGCAAGGCCCATACTCATTTATTTACGCAGCACCCGCAATGCGGACGGCAGACCGCTCGTGGACAGGATGGTTGCAAATACCCTGACGGGCATTGTCCATTTCCACGAAATCCCGGGGGAGGGAACGCTTGATTTTGAGTCCAGCTTCAAAGCGCTGACCGACAACGGCTTCTCCGGCTATGCGTCCGTGGAGCTCTATCACCATGTGCAATCGTGGGAAAAGGCACTGCACGACAGTTTCAGGCATTTGTCCCGATATGTATAA
- a CDS encoding S-ribosylhomocysteine lyase, which produces MINVEELGWAAGTVGELDHRLLKAPHVKLRSWTEGPKGDVVFCVDLRINQPNTDFLSSTEMHSFEHFLLAGFQKYLPQSFLSVGLMGCQTGFYLVLYNEGHAERICRVYEKILNDILGAGEVPYANSEQCGNFRNHSVELARNVARRLLDSKSRWRQVV; this is translated from the coding sequence ATGATAAATGTTGAGGAACTGGGGTGGGCTGCCGGCACCGTCGGAGAACTGGATCACCGCTTGTTGAAGGCCCCTCACGTAAAACTGCGTTCATGGACAGAGGGTCCGAAAGGCGATGTGGTTTTCTGCGTTGATCTGCGCATCAACCAGCCCAATACAGACTTTTTGTCTTCGACCGAGATGCATTCCTTCGAACATTTTTTGCTGGCCGGTTTTCAAAAATATCTGCCGCAAAGCTTCCTGTCCGTGGGACTCATGGGATGCCAGACGGGATTTTACCTTGTTCTGTACAATGAGGGGCATGCGGAGAGGATCTGCCGCGTGTACGAAAAAATATTGAACGATATTTTAGGCGCCGGCGAGGTGCCCTATGCCAACAGCGAACAATGCGGCAATTTCAGGAACCACAGCGTGGAGCTTGCCCGCAACGTTGCCAGGAGGCTGTTGGATTCCAAATCCAGGTGGCGGCAGGTGGTATGA
- a CDS encoding sedoheptulose 7-phosphate cyclase — translation MTEGTGRRSITHQHRIEYEIVNAPDLFHPQNRALVSVGRIENARRFVVVDENVGMHYAADIRNYFDHQRMEAKIVTFPGGEENKTVESFLAIAHELDSFPIHRRDEPIIAIGGGVLTDVVGFVAGSYRRGVPHIKVPTTLMGYIDASIGIKTGVNFNGNKNRLGVFHPPQKVLLDKSLLRTLPKRHILNGVCEIIKLAIIKDAELFHMLEADGVQSVDAQFQTPEGGAILDRAIEGMLEELMPNLFEDELARKVDFGHTFSYGLETRHTDSLFHGEAVLLDIIVSTLIASSRTLISDEETGRIFHLIGRLGITADTTTLDPHLLWQSLEERTYHRNGLQNAPLPHGLGGCVFANDIRLHEIESALKIIGDWMAVPHENI, via the coding sequence ATGACAGAAGGAACAGGCAGGCGGAGCATCACTCATCAACATCGCATTGAATATGAGATAGTCAACGCCCCCGATCTTTTCCACCCGCAGAATCGGGCGCTGGTATCCGTGGGCAGGATCGAGAACGCGCGCAGATTTGTCGTTGTGGACGAAAATGTCGGCATGCATTACGCCGCCGACATCCGAAATTACTTCGATCACCAGCGCATGGAGGCGAAGATCGTCACCTTCCCCGGCGGTGAGGAAAACAAAACGGTGGAAAGTTTTCTGGCCATCGCGCACGAACTGGACAGCTTCCCCATTCACCGCAGGGATGAACCCATCATTGCCATTGGCGGAGGCGTGCTGACCGATGTGGTGGGATTCGTCGCCGGCAGCTACCGCCGCGGTGTGCCGCACATCAAGGTTCCGACCACCTTGATGGGGTACATTGACGCGTCCATCGGCATAAAAACCGGCGTCAACTTCAACGGCAACAAAAACCGGCTGGGGGTGTTTCACCCCCCGCAAAAGGTTTTGCTGGACAAATCCCTGCTTAGAACCCTGCCAAAACGCCACATTCTGAACGGCGTATGTGAAATCATCAAGCTGGCCATTATCAAAGACGCTGAACTGTTCCACATGCTGGAGGCAGACGGGGTTCAAAGCGTGGACGCCCAATTCCAAACCCCCGAAGGCGGCGCAATTCTTGACCGCGCCATTGAAGGAATGCTGGAGGAATTGATGCCGAATTTATTCGAAGACGAGCTGGCGCGCAAAGTGGATTTTGGCCACACCTTTAGCTACGGGCTGGAAACCCGCCACACAGACAGCCTGTTCCATGGCGAGGCGGTTCTGCTGGACATCATCGTCTCCACGCTGATCGCCTCATCGCGTACTCTCATATCAGACGAGGAGACCGGCCGGATATTTCACCTGATCGGCAGGCTGGGAATTACAGCGGACACGACCACGCTTGACCCGCACCTGCTCTGGCAATCACTGGAGGAGCGCACCTATCACCGCAACGGGCTGCAAAACGCGCCCCTGCCCCACGGACTGGGAGGCTGTGTTTTCGCCAATGACATCCGCCTGCACGAGATCGAATCCGCATTAAAAATAATTGGAGATTGGATGGCAGTACCCCATGAAAACATTTGA
- the ubiG gene encoding bifunctional 2-polyprenyl-6-hydroxyphenol methylase/3-demethylubiquinol 3-O-methyltransferase UbiG, whose protein sequence is MKTFENADHKEIDKFDRVSQTWWDPKGEMGTLHTINPLRKKFIMENLTVRNPRILDVGCGGGILSEALASDGAQVTGIDLSQASIETARRHAQEHGLEIEYRYESIEETARNHAGSFDAVTCMEMLEHVPDPGKIVSACAQALKPGGHAFFSSINRTPKAFLFAILGGEYVLRLLPRGTHTYKKLIRPGELKHWAQENTLEFSRLASLMYNPFTRRFKVAAGREDVNYMMHFIKQE, encoded by the coding sequence ATGAAAACATTTGAAAATGCCGACCATAAGGAGATAGACAAGTTCGACAGGGTATCGCAAACCTGGTGGGATCCAAAAGGGGAAATGGGAACCCTGCACACCATCAACCCATTGCGCAAAAAATTCATCATGGAAAATTTAACCGTGCGCAATCCCAGGATCCTGGACGTGGGTTGTGGAGGCGGCATCCTGTCGGAGGCACTCGCCAGCGACGGCGCACAGGTAACAGGCATTGACCTCTCGCAGGCCTCCATTGAAACCGCCAGGCGTCACGCCCAGGAACACGGGCTGGAGATCGAGTACCGCTATGAAAGCATCGAAGAAACCGCCCGAAACCATGCCGGCAGCTTTGACGCTGTTACATGCATGGAAATGCTGGAGCATGTGCCGGATCCGGGGAAAATCGTGTCCGCCTGCGCACAGGCGCTCAAACCGGGCGGCCACGCCTTTTTTTCGAGCATCAACCGCACCCCGAAGGCATTCCTGTTTGCCATCCTTGGCGGCGAGTATGTTTTGCGCCTGCTGCCAAGGGGAACCCATACCTATAAAAAATTGATCCGCCCCGGCGAACTGAAACACTGGGCGCAGGAAAACACGCTCGAATTTTCAAGGCTTGCCAGCCTGATGTATAACCCCTTCACCCGCAGGTTCAAGGTTGCCGCAGGCAGGGAAGATGTGAATTACATGATGCACTTCATCAAGCAGGAATAA
- a CDS encoding UbiA family prenyltransferase codes for MKRFFALSRTTHGVLDIAAPGFYALLWLGHFPQWQVILLSLFTAFAAYTAIYALNDLAGIAVDREKFSGGINAGYSVEASVLRHPLAQDVLDYRSGLLWFAGWFAAALVGSYLLNPVIVFILIAAAILEIIYCLLLKVSYLRTFVSGLVKSSGPIAAIFAVDPNPSPPALLLLLLAWVFFWEIGGQNIPADWNDTAEDRRVNAKTIPIHFGPQKAGLIVMISLGLTTAASMLLPLASPLTLGLPYLLASAVIGYILLLQPGYQLYKLQEGRLAAALFDKASHYPAAQFVLITIFLLVQA; via the coding sequence ATGAAACGTTTTTTTGCACTTTCCAGGACCACCCACGGGGTGTTGGATATTGCCGCGCCCGGCTTTTATGCACTGCTATGGCTGGGCCATTTCCCGCAATGGCAGGTGATCCTGCTGTCGCTCTTCACCGCCTTTGCCGCGTACACGGCAATCTACGCCCTGAATGACCTGGCCGGCATTGCGGTGGACCGCGAGAAATTCAGCGGCGGCATCAATGCCGGCTATTCCGTGGAGGCGTCTGTCCTGCGCCATCCGCTGGCGCAGGACGTGCTCGATTACCGCAGCGGCCTGCTTTGGTTTGCGGGCTGGTTTGCAGCAGCCCTGGTCGGTTCCTACCTGCTCAACCCCGTGATCGTCTTCATCCTGATCGCCGCCGCCATTCTGGAGATCATCTACTGCCTGCTGTTAAAGGTCTCCTATTTGCGAACATTTGTCAGCGGGCTGGTCAAGTCGAGCGGCCCCATTGCAGCCATATTTGCAGTCGACCCAAATCCATCGCCGCCAGCCCTGCTGCTGCTCCTGCTGGCATGGGTCTTTTTTTGGGAAATCGGCGGGCAAAATATTCCGGCGGACTGGAACGATACAGCTGAAGACAGGCGTGTCAACGCAAAAACAATCCCGATTCACTTTGGCCCTCAAAAGGCCGGGCTGATCGTCATGATTTCACTGGGGCTGACAACGGCGGCCAGCATGCTTCTTCCGCTGGCATCCCCCTTAACCCTTGGTCTGCCCTACCTGCTTGCAAGCGCTGTCATTGGATACATTCTGCTTCTGCAGCCGGGCTACCAACTCTACAAATTACAGGAGGGCCGTCTGGCGGCGGCGCTGTTCGATAAAGCCAGCCATTATCCGGCGGCACAATTCGTGCTCATCACCATCTTCCTATTGGTGCAGGCATAG
- a CDS encoding amidohydrolase yields MAVRAEVVIENAKVFTASADMPRAEAVAVTGGRIIHVGTNDSVKAFKGPATRVIDGRGRTLTAGFIDAHFHLLWGAIWAGSAQLYEAKDLNDVKNILTDFSAQNKTSAWVDGRGIKYGIVSTREELDRILPDRPMYINAYDGHTSWANTKALEMAGILQPGLEAKGVGVIVRDGNGIATGELRETAMHLVADLIPEAGEARKRELLKLVIARINASGVTSVHNMNGDMQELMSYAALEDAGEMTLRAYVPYHIKPETSEQDLQEAAEMSKVQGEYVRGGAAKFFMDGVWESYTALNLEPYADNPDAKPQGIFSAEHFTRMASLCDNMGLQIFVHCCGDGAVRRTLDGYEAVQRSNGRRDSRHRVEHIEVIHPDDLPRFKQLGVIASMQSGHAPLSAEDGDVWLDRVGRERWGKSFAWRDIKNAGAHLALGSDWTVAPFDPMIHMHAALNRRKWDANDPDQRLTLEEVILGYTRDAAYAEFKENEKGQVREGYLADLVLFSNDLFALKPEEISTAKVTMTMVDGKIVFEA; encoded by the coding sequence ATGGCCGTCAGAGCCGAAGTTGTGATCGAAAATGCAAAGGTCTTCACCGCCAGCGCGGACATGCCGCGCGCGGAAGCCGTGGCGGTAACAGGCGGCCGCATCATCCATGTGGGCACTAACGACAGCGTAAAAGCATTCAAGGGTCCGGCAACGCGGGTGATCGACGGGCGGGGACGGACGCTCACCGCAGGCTTCATTGATGCACATTTCCACCTGCTCTGGGGAGCTATTTGGGCGGGCAGCGCGCAATTATATGAAGCAAAAGACTTGAACGATGTAAAAAATATTCTGACGGATTTTTCCGCGCAGAACAAAACCTCCGCATGGGTGGACGGACGCGGCATCAAATATGGGATCGTCTCCACACGCGAAGAACTGGACAGGATCCTCCCGGACAGACCCATGTACATCAACGCCTATGACGGGCACACCTCCTGGGCAAATACGAAGGCGCTCGAAATGGCGGGCATCCTGCAGCCCGGCCTGGAAGCCAAGGGGGTTGGCGTCATCGTCCGTGACGGGAACGGCATCGCCACAGGCGAACTGCGCGAGACCGCCATGCACCTCGTCGCGGACCTGATCCCCGAAGCGGGCGAAGCCCGCAAACGCGAACTGTTGAAGCTGGTCATTGCGCGCATCAACGCCAGCGGTGTGACCAGCGTGCACAACATGAACGGGGATATGCAGGAATTGATGAGCTATGCCGCGCTCGAAGATGCGGGCGAAATGACCCTGCGTGCCTATGTGCCGTATCACATCAAACCCGAAACCAGCGAACAGGACCTGCAGGAAGCCGCAGAGATGTCAAAGGTGCAGGGCGAATACGTGCGCGGCGGGGCTGCAAAATTCTTCATGGACGGTGTCTGGGAATCGTACACCGCGCTCAACCTCGAACCCTATGCGGATAATCCGGATGCCAAGCCGCAGGGCATTTTCTCCGCAGAACATTTCACACGCATGGCGTCCTTGTGCGACAACATGGGATTGCAGATCTTCGTCCACTGCTGCGGGGATGGCGCAGTGAGGCGGACGCTCGACGGGTATGAAGCAGTTCAAAGGTCAAATGGGAGGCGGGACAGCCGTCATCGTGTGGAACACATCGAAGTCATTCATCCAGACGACCTGCCACGCTTCAAGCAATTGGGAGTCATTGCATCCATGCAGAGCGGACATGCGCCGCTCAGCGCGGAGGATGGGGATGTCTGGCTGGACCGTGTCGGGAGGGAACGCTGGGGAAAATCGTTCGCATGGCGCGATATCAAAAATGCGGGCGCGCACCTCGCGCTCGGCAGTGACTGGACGGTGGCGCCGTTCGACCCGATGATCCACATGCATGCGGCGCTCAACCGCCGCAAGTGGGATGCGAACGATCCCGACCAACGACTTACACTCGAAGAAGTGATCCTCGGTTACACCCGCGATGCAGCCTATGCAGAGTTCAAGGAAAATGAAAAGGGACAAGTGCGGGAAGGGTATCTCGCCGACCTTGTTCTGTTTTCGAATGACCTGTTTGCGCTGAAGCCTGAAGAGATCTCAACCGCAAAAGTCACGATGACAATGGTGGACGGCAAAATCGTTTTTGAAGCATAG
- a CDS encoding alpha-glucosidase — MKTPWYHNTTIYQIYPRSFYDSNGDGIGDLQGILQKLEYVQELGFETLWISPFFASPQADTGYDISDYTDIAPEYGTMEDALQLIEQVHKRGMRIVFDMVLNHTSDQHPWFRESRSSRDNPKADWYIWQPPSNSPHPARAGWGEGKPNNWQSMTGGNGWHYAAERGQYYWASFLPFQPDLNYRNPEVKKTMLDIVRFWLGKGVDGFRLDIFNVIYKDAGFRKNPFSFKLVPTEDDPSGFFQEAKYNLNQPESFEFARELRSVCDEFGDRMLLGEVSGDRNIIRRFLGDESNNGLGLVFDFGMLNFKFSAGYFRNLLQEMETHYPDPYMPVYVFSNHDRHRSILRLGNDIRKAKLLAMFQLTVRGVPCLYYGEELGLTDLPMPFASAHDPIPHKFKSIPRFVFDRLGLLINRDEVRTPMQWDGKKNAGFSSATGTWLPIHENYKEINVEMQSGDERSLMNTIRGLVKLRGEHFPLREGSLELLDGLPRGVLGYRRIVDGEKIVVVMNFDEDGKQIPLKAAKRLMSLTENDQVGDESIHLGGFGGMIFESVRRI; from the coding sequence ATGAAAACACCCTGGTATCACAACACAACCATTTACCAGATCTATCCGCGCTCGTTTTACGACAGCAACGGCGATGGCATCGGCGACCTGCAGGGCATCCTCCAAAAACTGGAGTACGTCCAGGAACTGGGCTTCGAAACCCTCTGGATCTCGCCGTTCTTTGCCTCGCCGCAGGCGGATACCGGTTACGACATCTCGGACTACACCGACATCGCCCCAGAATACGGGACCATGGAGGATGCCCTGCAATTGATCGAACAGGTCCACAAGCGCGGGATGAGGATCGTCTTCGACATGGTGCTGAACCACACATCAGACCAACATCCGTGGTTCAGGGAATCGCGTTCCTCACGCGACAACCCCAAAGCGGATTGGTACATCTGGCAGCCCCCCTCCAACTCCCCCCATCCAGCCCGGGCGGGATGGGGGGAGGGCAAGCCGAACAACTGGCAGAGCATGACCGGCGGAAACGGCTGGCACTACGCCGCCGAACGCGGGCAATATTATTGGGCAAGTTTTCTGCCCTTCCAACCCGACCTGAACTACCGCAACCCCGAAGTAAAAAAGACAATGCTCGACATCGTCCGCTTCTGGCTGGGCAAAGGCGTGGACGGCTTTCGGCTGGACATCTTCAACGTCATCTACAAGGATGCAGGGTTTCGGAAAAACCCGTTTTCATTCAAACTGGTCCCAACCGAGGATGACCCGTCCGGTTTTTTTCAGGAGGCAAAATACAACCTGAACCAGCCTGAAAGTTTTGAGTTCGCGCGGGAACTGCGCAGTGTCTGCGATGAATTCGGCGACAGGATGCTGTTGGGCGAGGTCAGCGGGGACAGGAACATCATCCGCAGGTTTTTAGGGGATGAAAGCAACAACGGCCTGGGGCTGGTCTTCGATTTCGGAATGCTGAACTTCAAGTTCAGCGCAGGGTATTTCCGCAACCTCCTTCAGGAAATGGAAACTCATTACCCCGACCCGTACATGCCGGTGTATGTGTTCAGCAATCACGACCGGCACAGGAGCATCCTTCGTCTGGGGAATGACATACGAAAAGCGAAATTGCTCGCCATGTTCCAGCTCACGGTGCGCGGCGTGCCATGCCTGTACTACGGCGAAGAGCTCGGCCTGACCGACCTGCCCATGCCCTTTGCTTCCGCGCACGACCCCATACCCCATAAATTCAAATCCATCCCGCGTTTCGTGTTCGACAGGCTCGGCCTGCTGATCAACCGCGATGAAGTCCGCACACCGATGCAATGGGACGGGAAGAAGAACGCGGGATTTTCGTCCGCCACAGGGACATGGCTGCCCATCCATGAAAATTACAAGGAAATCAATGTGGAAATGCAAAGCGGGGATGAACGCTCATTGATGAATACCATCCGCGGGCTGGTGAAACTCCGCGGTGAACACTTCCCTTTACGGGAAGGCTCGCTCGAACTGCTGGACGGCCTGCCGAGGGGCGTGCTGGGATACCGGCGAATAGTAGACGGCGAAAAAATCGTCGTGGTGATGAATTTCGATGAAGACGGGAAACAAATTCCCCTTAAAGCCGCAAAGCGACTGATGTCCCTGACGGAAAACGATCAGGTCGGAGATGAGAGCATTCATCTCGGCGGGTTCGGCGGTATGATATTCGAATCTGTGCGGCGGATTTGA